One window from the genome of Bicyclus anynana chromosome 25, ilBicAnyn1.1, whole genome shotgun sequence encodes:
- the LOC112049582 gene encoding zinc finger protein 675 isoform X7 gives MPIVTEISSQTNEVAVKLEPKVELSLEYLGQEFVDEHDFQKSAIKEEKCILDNFKEENGQTLDNISLRQPKKVLKMKKIINKTKSAYKENRQVKEKKEKVKQQQKLGKDLNIQKLNISLEQCMKDRQTMREDPKYKNLYYKCEDCIKGYNFKESYDTHMEVHSKERGEFECEICKWRTNTTQKLLVHKQYHHIRYRCGECGLTRINRFTVKDHYIATHLNSVCQYKCSHCSKVFKRQVSLKKHLAFVHGNNKRIECKYCSKTFAHKEGIKSHIILKHPTTEEASGQTVTHHVCKECGAGFITPCLLKNHMTKHSEKRDFYCVECDKGFKTNNALKNHLKRAVPHVNYLELKLQCEHCEKRFGVTRDLERHTNKVHLNRRPYQCDKCERAYITMWALSQHKRFTHEGQKRPLKYPCSFCDKIFAGSGARKVHMRTHTGERPYACTKCAATFSQSAALATHNKLVHLRLTRDGQPKKQAASS, from the exons ATGCCCATTGTTACTGAAATAAGTTCACAAACCAATGAGGTTGCAGTTAAATTAGAACCCAAAGTGGAATTGTCTTTAGAATATTTGGGCCAAGAATTTGTGGATGAACATG ATTTTCAAAAATCCGCTATCAAAGAAGAGAAATGTATATTGGACAATTTTAAAGAAGAAAACGGACAAACTCTGGACAATATCAGCTTGAGACAACCCAAAAAAGTATTAAAGatgaagaaaattataaataagacCAAATCAGCATATAAAGAAAATCGACAAGTCaaagaaaaaaaggaaaaagtaaAGCAACAGCAAAAATTAGGCAAAG atcTAAACATACAAAAGTTAAACATATCATTGGAACAATGTATGAAAGATAGACAAACAATGCGAGAGGACCCCAAATATAAGAACTTGTATTACAAATGCGAGGACTGTATCAAAGGGTATAATTTCAAAGAATCTTACGACACACATATGGAGGTGCACAGCAAG gaAAGAGGTGAATTTGAATGTGAAATATGCAAGTGGAGAACTAACACTACACAAAAACTGTTGGTGCACAAACAATACCATCACAT CCGTTACCGGTGCGGCGAGTGTGGGCTGACCCGCATCAACCGGTTCACCGTCAAAGACCACTACATAGCCACTCACCTGAACAGTGTCTGCCAGTACAAGTGTTCACACTGCAGCAAAGTGTTCAA gCGACAAGTGTCCTTAAAAAAGCACTTGGCATTTGTACATGGAAACAATAAAAGGATAGAGTGCAAATATTGTTCGAAAACTTTCGCACATAAGGAAGGTATAAAATCGCATATTATACT AAAACATCCAACAACAGAAGAAGCGTCTGGTCAAACGGTAACTCATCACGTATGCAAAGAGTGCGGCGCCGGTTTCATTACACCTTGTCTGCTAAAGAATCACATGACCAAGCATTCCGAAAAAAGGGACTTCTACTGCGTGGAATGCGATAA AGGTTTCAAAACAAACAACGCGCTGAAAAATCATCTCAAGCGTGCTGTACCGCACGTCAACTATTTAGAATTAAA ACTACAATGCGAACATTGCGAGAAGAGGTTTGGAGTGACCCGAGATTTGGAGCGACATACGAATAAAGTCCATCTCAACCGCCGCCCGTATCAGTGTGATAAGTGCGAGAGG GCGTACATTACCATGTGGGCCCTCAGCCAACACAAGCGTTTTACACACGAAGGTCAAAAGCGACCCTTGAAGTACCCCTGCTCTTTTTGCGACAAAATATTTgcg GGAAGTGGAGCGCGCAAAGTGCACATGCGCACTCACACAGGCGAGCGGCCGTACGCTTGCACCAAGTGTGCGGCGACCTTTAGCCAGTCCGCCGCGCTCGCCACACACAACAAGTTGGTGCACCTGCGCCTTACGAGGGACGGACAACCCAAGAAACAGGCCGCTAGCTCCTAG